GCTCGATGATACTTGCAAACGACAAGGACCAGGGATTCATGGTAAACGAGGCGATAATCGAGTTCTGGAACACGTGCGACGGCACAAAAACGATAAACCAGCTGACCGACCAGTTCTCTGCCAAGCTGGGCATGCCCAGGCAGCAGGTGGAGCAGGAAGTCGTGCAACTGGTGCAGCAGCTGCTTGAAGCAGAGCTTTTGAAGGCGTGAAATGTCCGAGGAGCCGTCTCTAGTCCCGCCACACACAAGGACCATAGTGGAACTTGGGTCAGGTGACTGCAGGCTCCTTGAGGCGCTTGCAGAAAAAGACCCGGAGACGGTGTACATCGGGATAGAGCTTGACGGCGAGCAGTGCAGGCAGGCAAAATCGCGCATTAATCTGCAGAACGTGTTTGTAATGCAGGGCTCTTTTGAGGACATTGTCCCGCGCCTGCCTGACGACTCTGTCGACGGCTTTATCGCAGTCCTGCCTGACCCTGCGTTCATTGACGAAAAAAGGGAGGACAAGTGGAAACCGCTCTACAGGGCCGTGTATGCAAAATTAAAGAGGCCCGGCGCGTTCCGGCTCGTGACGGAAATCACGGACGAGCTTTTGCAGCCCGTGTCAAACGAGGCGTTTGACAGGTGGTCGATATGGCTTGTCTCGGCGTTCCACTCGGTCGGGTTCAAGGTGGCAGGCATGACGGAGGGTTCGCCGGTGGAATACTCGTCAAGGTGCATTGACCAGTTCAGGGGCGACCCTGAGCGGATTCGCATGGCGACGCTTGACTTTGTCAAGGAATAGCTAGTACTCGCCGTCTCCCATGATCTCCAAAAAGCCCTTCATCTTCCAGTACGTGTCGAGAAATTCCGATCCCCTCGGGGTTATGCTGTACCTTGTGCCCTCGTCGTCGGCCATTTTTCTGGCAAGGCCAAAAGAACACAGGTCACTGGCCATGACGTTGAGCCTGTCAAGCGGGACCCCGACGCCGTAGGATATCCTCGTTATCCTGTCGGTGCCAAGCCTGATGACTTCAAGTATTGTTGCATAGA
The sequence above is drawn from the Nitrososphaera viennensis EN76 genome and encodes:
- a CDS encoding methyltransferase domain-containing protein, with the protein product MSEEPSLVPPHTRTIVELGSGDCRLLEALAEKDPETVYIGIELDGEQCRQAKSRINLQNVFVMQGSFEDIVPRLPDDSVDGFIAVLPDPAFIDEKREDKWKPLYRAVYAKLKRPGAFRLVTEITDELLQPVSNEAFDRWSIWLVSAFHSVGFKVAGMTEGSPVEYSSRCIDQFRGDPERIRMATLDFVKE
- a CDS encoding winged helix-turn-helix domain-containing protein, which produces MTAGRRKSKRNKLEIYATILEVIRLGTDRITRISYGVGVPLDRLNVMASDLCSFGLARKMADDEGTRYSITPRGSEFLDTYWKMKGFLEIMGDGEY